In one Stenotrophomonas maltophilia genomic region, the following are encoded:
- a CDS encoding argininosuccinate synthase, with translation MSNKDVVLAFSGGLDTSFCVPYLQERGYNVHTVFADTGGVDDEERDFIEKRAAELGVTSHVTVNGGPAIWEGFVKPFVWAGEGYQGQYPLLVSDRYLIVDAALKRAAELGTNIIAHGCTGMGNDQVRFDLAVKALGDYQIIAPIREIQKEHTQTRAYEQKYLEERGFGVRAKQQAYTINENLLGVTMSGGEIDRWEAPGEGARGWCSPRSEWPEQALTVTLKFVEGEAVELDGKALPGDQILAQLNKLFAPYGVGRGVYTGDTVIGLKGRIVFEAPGLVSLLAAHRALEDAVLTKQQNRFKPDVARKWVELVYEGFYHDPLKTDIEAFLKSSQAKVNGEVVLETRGGRVDAVAVKSPHLLNTKGATYAQSADWGVEEAEGFIKLFGMSSTLYAQVNRG, from the coding sequence ATGAGCAACAAAGACGTCGTCCTCGCCTTCTCCGGTGGCCTCGATACCAGCTTCTGCGTGCCGTACCTGCAGGAGCGCGGCTACAACGTGCATACCGTGTTCGCCGACACCGGCGGCGTGGATGATGAAGAGCGTGATTTCATCGAGAAGCGTGCCGCCGAGCTGGGCGTGACCAGCCATGTCACCGTCAACGGTGGCCCGGCCATCTGGGAGGGCTTCGTCAAGCCGTTCGTGTGGGCGGGCGAGGGCTACCAGGGCCAGTACCCGCTGCTGGTCTCGGACCGCTACCTGATCGTCGATGCCGCGCTGAAGCGTGCCGCCGAGCTGGGCACCAACATCATCGCCCACGGATGCACCGGCATGGGCAACGACCAGGTCCGCTTCGATCTGGCGGTGAAGGCGCTGGGCGACTACCAGATCATCGCGCCGATCCGCGAGATCCAGAAGGAGCACACCCAGACCCGCGCCTACGAGCAGAAGTACCTGGAAGAGCGTGGTTTCGGCGTGCGCGCCAAGCAGCAGGCCTACACCATCAATGAGAACCTGCTGGGCGTGACCATGTCCGGTGGCGAGATCGACCGCTGGGAAGCTCCGGGCGAGGGCGCACGTGGCTGGTGCTCGCCGCGCAGTGAATGGCCGGAACAGGCGCTGACCGTCACCCTGAAGTTCGTCGAGGGCGAAGCGGTCGAGCTCGACGGCAAGGCATTGCCGGGCGACCAGATCCTGGCCCAGCTCAACAAGCTGTTCGCTCCCTACGGCGTGGGCCGTGGCGTGTACACCGGCGACACCGTGATCGGCCTGAAGGGCCGCATCGTGTTCGAGGCCCCGGGCCTGGTTTCGCTGCTGGCCGCCCACCGCGCGCTGGAAGACGCGGTGTTGACCAAGCAGCAGAACCGCTTCAAGCCGGACGTGGCGCGCAAGTGGGTGGAGCTGGTCTACGAAGGCTTCTATCACGACCCGCTGAAGACCGACATCGAAGCGTTCCTGAAGTCCTCGCAGGCCAAGGTCAACGGCGAAGTGGTACTGGAGACCCGTGGCGGGCGCGTGGACGCGGTGGCGGTGAAGTCGCCGCATCTGCTCAACACCAAGGGCGCCACCTATGCGCAGTCGGCCGACTGGGGCGTGGAAGAGGCGGAAGGCTTCATCAAGCTGTTCGGCATGAGCTCCACGCTGTACGCGCAGGTCAATCGCGGTTGA
- a CDS encoding acetylornithine deacetylase, with translation MLEQTLDHLQALVSFDTRNPPRAISTAGIFDYLRANLPGFTVEVIDHGAGAVSLYAVRGTPKYLFNVHLDTVPDSPHWTADPHVMRRLDDRVVGLGVCDIKGAAAALVAAANASDGDAAFLFSSDEEANDPRCIAAFLARGIAYDAVLVAEPTMSEAVLAHRGISSVLMQFAGRAGHASGRQDAAASALHQAMRWGNRALDHVDSLASARFGGLTGLRFNIGRVEGGIKANMIAPAAEVRFGFRPLPSMDIDALLATFAGLAEPEAALFTETFRGPSLPAGDIAEAENRRLLARDVADALELPIGNAVDFWTEASLFSAAGYTTLVFGPGDIAQAHTADEFVTLEQLQRYTDAVHRIIGAGA, from the coding sequence ATGCTTGAACAGACACTCGATCACCTGCAGGCCCTGGTGTCCTTCGACACCCGCAACCCGCCGCGCGCGATCAGCACCGCTGGCATCTTCGATTACCTGCGCGCCAACCTGCCGGGTTTCACCGTTGAAGTGATCGATCACGGGGCCGGTGCGGTCAGCCTGTATGCCGTGCGCGGCACACCGAAGTACCTGTTCAACGTGCATCTGGACACGGTGCCGGATTCGCCACACTGGACTGCCGACCCGCACGTGATGCGCCGCCTGGACGATCGTGTGGTCGGCCTGGGCGTGTGTGACATCAAGGGCGCTGCGGCGGCGCTGGTGGCTGCGGCCAATGCCAGTGATGGCGACGCCGCGTTCCTGTTCTCCAGCGACGAGGAAGCCAACGATCCACGCTGCATCGCCGCGTTCCTGGCCCGTGGCATTGCCTATGACGCGGTGCTGGTGGCCGAGCCGACCATGAGCGAGGCCGTGCTCGCGCACCGTGGCATCAGCTCGGTGCTGATGCAGTTCGCCGGCCGTGCGGGCCATGCGTCCGGCAGGCAGGATGCCGCCGCCAGTGCGCTGCACCAGGCGATGCGCTGGGGCAATCGGGCCCTGGATCATGTGGATTCCCTTGCATCTGCACGCTTCGGTGGCCTGACCGGCCTGCGTTTCAACATCGGGCGCGTCGAAGGCGGGATCAAGGCCAACATGATCGCACCGGCAGCCGAAGTGCGTTTCGGCTTCCGCCCCTTGCCCTCGATGGACATCGATGCGCTGCTGGCGACCTTCGCGGGTCTTGCCGAACCGGAAGCCGCGCTGTTCACCGAAACCTTCCGTGGCCCCAGCCTCCCGGCCGGTGACATCGCCGAAGCCGAGAACCGCCGTCTGCTGGCGCGTGACGTGGCCGATGCGCTGGAGCTGCCGATCGGCAACGCGGTGGACTTCTGGACCGAGGCCTCGCTGTTCTCCGCGGCAGGCTATACCACGCTGGTGTTCGGCCCCGGCGACATTGCCCAGGCCCACACGGCCGATGAGTTCGTGACGCTGGAGCAGCTGCAACGCTATACCGACGCCGTGCACCGCATCATCGGCGCCGGCGCCTGA
- a CDS encoding N-acetylornithine carbamoyltransferase codes for MSPKHFLNTQDWSRSELDALLTQAALFKRNKLGDQLKGKSIALVFFNPSMRTRTSFELGAFQLGAHAVVLQPGKDAWPIEFNLGTVMDGDTEEHIAEVAKVLGRYCDIIAVRAFPKFVDWAYDRQDIVLNSFARYSPVPVINMETITHPCQELAHVMALQEHFGTQDLRGKKYVLTWTYHPKPLNTAVANSALTIATRMGMDVTLLCPTADYILDDRYMGWAEQNVAESGGSLKISHDIDSAYAGADVVYAKSWGALPFFGNWEPEKPIRDQFKHFIVDERKMALTNNGVFSHCLPLRRNVKATDAVMDSPQCIAINEAENRLHVQKAIMAAVAGR; via the coding sequence ATGTCCCCCAAGCACTTCCTGAACACCCAGGACTGGAGCCGCAGCGAGCTTGATGCGCTGCTGACCCAGGCAGCGCTGTTCAAGCGCAACAAGCTCGGCGACCAGCTCAAGGGCAAGTCGATCGCGCTGGTGTTCTTCAATCCGTCGATGCGCACCCGCACCAGCTTCGAGCTGGGCGCGTTCCAGCTGGGTGCCCACGCGGTGGTGCTGCAACCGGGCAAGGATGCGTGGCCGATCGAGTTCAACCTCGGTACGGTGATGGACGGCGATACCGAAGAACATATCGCCGAAGTGGCCAAGGTGCTGGGCCGCTACTGCGACATCATCGCCGTGCGCGCGTTCCCGAAGTTCGTGGACTGGGCCTATGACCGCCAGGACATCGTGCTCAACAGCTTCGCCAGGTATTCGCCGGTGCCGGTGATCAACATGGAGACCATCACCCACCCGTGCCAGGAACTGGCTCACGTGATGGCGCTGCAGGAGCACTTCGGCACCCAGGACCTGCGCGGCAAGAAGTACGTGCTGACCTGGACCTATCATCCCAAGCCGCTGAATACCGCCGTGGCCAACTCGGCGCTGACCATCGCCACCCGCATGGGCATGGACGTGACCCTGCTGTGCCCGACCGCCGACTACATTCTCGACGACCGCTACATGGGCTGGGCCGAGCAGAACGTGGCCGAGAGCGGCGGTTCGCTGAAGATCAGCCATGACATCGACAGCGCCTACGCCGGTGCCGATGTGGTCTACGCCAAGAGCTGGGGCGCGCTGCCGTTCTTCGGCAACTGGGAGCCGGAAAAGCCGATCCGCGACCAGTTCAAGCACTTCATCGTCGACGAACGCAAGATGGCACTGACCAACAACGGTGTCTTCAGCCACTGCCTGCCGCTGCGTCGCAACGTGAAGGCGACCGACGCGGTGATGGACTCGCCGCAGTGCATCGCCATCAACGAGGCCGAGAACCGCCTGCACGTACAGAAGGCGATCATGGCGGCGGTTGCCGGGCGCTGA